In Pseudomonas sp. PDM14, a genomic segment contains:
- a CDS encoding DUF1329 domain-containing protein, translating to MYTSGLLRSGLLTALALLAAPALHAQVSADQAARLGQDLTPMGAEKAGNAAGTIPAWDGGLARQADAFDPAVGYKDPFAADQPLFSITNANAAQYADHLSPGQLAMLKRYPQSWKLQVYPTRRSASYPDKVYAAVKDNATSAKLIANGNGIADFKTATPFPIPQSALEVLWNHLVRYRGDSVKRFYAQAVPHASGDYFMTQIEDLFLFNQDAGNAAKDNGNILFYFRQSVLAPARLAGTELLVHETVDQVKEPRLAWLYAAGQRRVRRTPNVTYDSPGTASEGMRTTDNFDIFSGAPDKYDWKLMGKKELYVPYNSYRFASRSVKYKDIVKAGHVNPDLLRYELHRVWHVRATLKTGMRHQYKQRDMYFDEDSYQIVVVDHYDNRDNLWRLGESYTINFYDQPLLWTKGDAIYDLIGGRYVIGILSNEEPADQFGVSLKPSDFTPAQLRRDSRR from the coding sequence ATGTACACATCAGGACTACTCCGTAGCGGGCTGTTGACCGCCCTCGCCCTGCTGGCCGCGCCAGCGCTGCACGCGCAGGTTTCCGCTGACCAGGCCGCACGCCTCGGCCAAGACCTTACGCCAATGGGCGCCGAAAAGGCCGGCAACGCCGCCGGCACCATTCCCGCCTGGGACGGTGGCCTGGCCAGGCAGGCCGATGCCTTCGACCCGGCCGTGGGCTACAAGGACCCGTTCGCCGCCGATCAGCCACTGTTCAGCATCACCAACGCCAACGCCGCGCAGTACGCCGACCACCTGAGCCCAGGCCAGCTGGCGATGCTCAAACGATATCCGCAGAGCTGGAAACTGCAGGTCTACCCGACACGGCGCTCGGCGTCGTACCCGGACAAGGTCTATGCAGCGGTCAAGGACAACGCCACCAGCGCCAAGCTGATCGCCAACGGCAACGGCATCGCCGACTTCAAGACGGCGACGCCCTTCCCCATCCCGCAATCGGCCCTCGAAGTGCTGTGGAACCACCTGGTGCGCTACCGCGGCGACAGCGTGAAGCGCTTCTATGCGCAGGCCGTGCCGCACGCCAGCGGCGACTACTTCATGACCCAGATCGAGGACCTGTTCCTGTTCAACCAGGACGCCGGCAACGCCGCCAAGGACAACGGCAACATCCTCTTCTACTTCCGCCAGTCGGTACTCGCCCCGGCGCGCCTGGCCGGCACCGAGCTGCTCGTCCACGAGACCGTCGACCAGGTCAAGGAGCCGCGTCTGGCCTGGCTCTACGCCGCCGGCCAGCGCCGCGTACGACGCACGCCGAACGTGACCTACGACTCGCCCGGCACCGCCTCCGAAGGCATGCGCACCACCGATAACTTCGACATTTTCTCGGGAGCCCCGGACAAGTACGACTGGAAACTGATGGGCAAGAAGGAGCTGTACGTGCCCTACAACAGCTACCGTTTTGCCTCGCGCAGTGTGAAGTACAAGGACATCGTCAAGGCCGGCCACGTCAATCCGGACCTGCTGCGCTACGAACTGCACCGGGTGTGGCACGTGCGGGCGACGCTGAAGACCGGCATGCGCCACCAGTACAAACAGCGCGATATGTACTTCGATGAGGACAGCTACCAGATCGTCGTCGTTGACCATTACGACAACCGCGACAATCTCTGGCGTCTCGGCGAGTCGTACACCATCAACTTCTATGACCAGCCACTGTTGTGGACCAAAGGCGACGCGATATATGACCTGATCGGTGGCCGCTATGTCATTGGCATATTGTCCAACGAAGAGCCGGCGGATCAATTTGGTGTGTCGTTAAAACCGTCCGACTTCACCCCGGCACAATTACGCCGTGACAGCAGGCGTTAA
- a CDS encoding TetR/AcrR family transcriptional regulator: MYSIASPTQARSKKALERFLNVAAELLANDSFEETGISQIAQLAESSVGTFYRLLADKDVLLYAVHERFVEQGKAAIDALTDEINRSEAPLDAQIEAFIQRVIALFVGSEGLLRALVRRSSADIQFRQRFHQLNAYIGQAFCRIALARLNQLGHPRPEQAADLSAHVLIAGMNYFTMIGAMGTTPRELIPGELSRLVCSYLEVQKH, encoded by the coding sequence ATGTACAGCATCGCCAGCCCCACCCAGGCTCGTAGCAAGAAAGCTCTGGAACGCTTCCTCAATGTTGCCGCCGAGCTGTTGGCGAACGACAGTTTCGAAGAAACCGGCATCTCGCAGATTGCCCAACTCGCTGAGTCTTCGGTGGGTACGTTCTATCGCTTGCTGGCTGACAAGGACGTGCTGCTGTATGCCGTTCACGAACGCTTCGTCGAGCAGGGAAAGGCCGCGATAGACGCGCTCACCGACGAGATCAACCGCAGCGAAGCGCCGCTGGACGCGCAGATCGAAGCCTTCATCCAGAGGGTGATCGCCCTGTTCGTCGGCAGCGAAGGCCTGCTCCGTGCGCTGGTTCGGCGCAGCTCGGCGGACATCCAGTTCCGCCAGCGCTTTCACCAGCTCAACGCCTACATCGGCCAGGCCTTCTGTCGCATCGCCCTGGCCCGGCTGAACCAGCTTGGTCACCCGCGCCCGGAGCAGGCTGCGGACCTCAGTGCCCATGTGCTGATCGCGGGCATGAACTATTTCACGATGATCGGCGCGATGGGCACGACCCCCCGGGAACTTATTCCCGGAGAACTTTCGCGGCTCGTCTGTAGTTACCTGGAAGTTCAAAAGCATTAA
- a CDS encoding alpha/beta fold hydrolase, whose amino-acid sequence MDYITLPGGRFAYIREGHGVPVLLLHGLGSSLLDWQPQIDCLAHSCCVYALDLRGHGESEPLRAPITIAEMAADVAAFIEAKQIGPCIVAGISMGGMVAFQLLADRPQLVHAAAVINSAPSFPLDSWRIRAQVWLRLTLVRLFGLPALAGMLANKLFPKPEQQALRDLVSERIAGNDRTSYLHAMRAIPGWSTLPAVQMRDTPVLVIAGDRDYTPLAYKEAYVRELRNARLEVVEDSGHATPLDQPERLNALLLDFIAEHSATLPA is encoded by the coding sequence ATGGACTACATAACTTTGCCAGGCGGTCGTTTTGCCTATATTCGCGAGGGCCACGGCGTGCCGGTGTTGTTGCTCCACGGATTGGGCTCGTCGCTGCTCGACTGGCAACCGCAAATCGATTGCCTGGCGCATTCCTGCTGCGTGTACGCACTGGACCTACGCGGCCACGGCGAGAGTGAGCCCCTGCGCGCGCCAATCACCATCGCCGAGATGGCCGCCGACGTGGCGGCCTTCATCGAAGCCAAACAGATCGGCCCCTGCATCGTTGCCGGCATCTCCATGGGCGGCATGGTCGCCTTCCAGTTGCTCGCCGACCGGCCGCAGCTGGTGCACGCAGCAGCGGTGATCAACAGCGCACCGAGCTTCCCGCTCGACTCCTGGCGTATTCGCGCCCAGGTCTGGCTGCGCCTGACACTGGTTCGCCTGTTCGGTCTGCCGGCGCTGGCCGGGATGCTCGCCAACAAGCTGTTTCCCAAACCGGAACAGCAGGCACTGCGTGACCTGGTCAGCGAGCGTATCGCCGGCAACGACCGCACCTCCTACCTGCACGCCATGCGCGCGATCCCCGGCTGGTCGACCCTGCCGGCGGTGCAGATGCGGGACACGCCCGTACTGGTGATCGCCGGTGACCGCGACTACACCCCGCTAGCCTACAAGGAGGCGTACGTGCGCGAGCTGCGCAATGCACGTCTGGAGGTGGTGGAAGACTCCGGGCATGCCACGCCGCTGGATCAGCCAGAGCGGCTGAACGCCCTGCTGCTGGATTTTATCGCCGAGCATTCGGCGACTTTGCCTGCCTGA
- a CDS encoding alpha/beta fold hydrolase, producing MHLLPWSHSCSAGFTLTGWHSAPSGKPLLHFLHGNGFCGRAYEPMLAQLAEHFDLWLCDVQGHGETEHGGRFHGWNRSAELAIEAFEAGRGIFADVPRYILGHSFGGVLSSLILARHPQLFRRAVLLDPVLFTPTMIGVMGMSALLGVHRRNVMAKKSAARRQRWASRSEAFDLLRGRGIFRGWDDAALHAYVDHALKDSAEGVELKCRPSREVDIFSSFPKRLWPSLGKVSTPTLLIHGEQTYPFVGKSARRLAASNPSVTELAVSGGHCFMQEHPQRTAEQVAAFLLARG from the coding sequence ATGCACCTGCTCCCCTGGTCCCATTCCTGTTCCGCCGGTTTCACCCTCACGGGCTGGCACTCCGCGCCTTCGGGCAAGCCGCTGCTGCACTTCCTGCATGGCAACGGTTTCTGCGGCCGCGCCTATGAGCCGATGCTGGCGCAGCTCGCCGAGCATTTCGACCTGTGGCTGTGCGATGTCCAGGGCCACGGTGAAACCGAACACGGCGGCCGCTTCCACGGCTGGAACCGCAGCGCCGAACTGGCCATTGAGGCTTTTGAAGCGGGCCGCGGCATCTTTGCTGATGTGCCGCGCTACATCCTCGGCCACAGCTTCGGCGGCGTGCTCAGCAGCCTGATCCTGGCCCGCCATCCACAACTGTTCCGCCGCGCCGTGCTGCTCGACCCGGTGCTGTTCACCCCGACCATGATCGGCGTAATGGGCATGTCCGCCCTGCTCGGCGTGCACCGGCGCAATGTCATGGCGAAGAAATCGGCAGCACGCCGGCAGCGCTGGGCGAGCCGCAGCGAAGCCTTCGACCTGCTGCGCGGGCGCGGCATCTTCCGCGGCTGGGACGATGCTGCGCTGCACGCCTATGTCGACCATGCATTGAAGGACAGCGCCGAGGGCGTCGAGCTGAAATGCCGACCGAGCCGCGAAGTGGACATCTTCAGCTCGTTCCCCAAACGCCTGTGGCCCTCGCTGGGCAAGGTGAGCACGCCGACGCTGCTGATCCACGGCGAACAGACCTACCCCTTCGTCGGCAAATCGGCACGGCGCCTGGCGGCGAGCAACCCGTCGGTGACCGAGCTGGCCGTGTCCGGTGGCCACTGCTTCATGCAGGAACACCCGCAGCGCACTGCCGAGCAAGTGGCTGCGTTTCTGCTGGCGCGTGGCTGA
- a CDS encoding DUF3301 domain-containing protein: MLSLFDVFLLILFVAAAAWLWRGHGIRERALLLAKQHCARLEVELLDGNVALQRLAVLRDGRGNRRLARLYGFEFTVTGEQRLSGRISMFGQQLGSIELDPHPATTPVTEEAVVATQQPVGNVIQLQDWKRQHDRLDS, translated from the coding sequence ATGCTGAGCCTGTTCGATGTCTTCCTGTTGATCCTGTTTGTCGCCGCCGCGGCCTGGTTGTGGCGTGGGCATGGCATTCGCGAGCGCGCCCTGTTGCTGGCCAAGCAGCATTGCGCGCGGCTGGAGGTGGAGTTGCTCGATGGCAACGTTGCGTTGCAGCGATTGGCCGTGCTGCGCGATGGGCGTGGCAATCGTCGGCTGGCGCGGCTTTACGGCTTCGAGTTCACCGTCACTGGTGAGCAGCGCTTGAGTGGCCGCATCAGCATGTTTGGCCAGCAACTCGGCAGCATCGAGCTGGATCCGCACCCGGCCACGACGCCGGTGACCGAAGAGGCGGTCGTCGCCACCCAGCAGCCCGTCGGCAACGTCATCCAGTTGCAGGACTGGAAGCGCCAGCACGATCGCCTGGATAGCTAG
- the ybaL gene encoding YbaL family putative K(+) efflux transporter, whose protein sequence is MPHHTPLLATLAAGLVLAFVFGTLAQRLRISPLVGYLFAGVVAGPFTPGFVADQALSMEISELGVILLMFGVGLHFSMKDLMSVKAIAIPGAVVQITVATLLGMGLAWSLGWTLGAGLIFGLALSVASTVVLLRALEELNLLDTQRGRVAIGWLIVEDLVMVLALVLLPALSGVLGGKPTNEDVSIGLELLITLAKVGAFIALMLLVGRRAIPWILAKVAASGSRELFTLAVLAIAMGIAFGSAQLFDVSFALGAFFAGMVLNESELSHDAAEKTLPLRDAFAVLFFVSVGMLFDPLILFKEPLPVLATFLVIVVGKSLAALAIVRAFGHPLSTALTISASLAQIGEFSFILISLGIGLELLPEQGRDLLLAGAILSILVNPLLFLAIQRLQPWLDRREGVGLPSQTEMDAPPPILERNHALLIGYGRVGRRVAERLREAGIPLVVTEDNRAGLDELRSAGISAVLGNAARPGVLELAQVEHARWLLIAIANGFEAGQITQQARALNPNLEIIARAHFDAEVDYLEQNGADLVIMGEREIANGMCQRLGLTG, encoded by the coding sequence ATGCCCCACCACACCCCCCTGCTCGCCACCCTCGCCGCCGGCCTGGTTCTGGCATTTGTCTTCGGTACGCTGGCCCAGCGTCTGCGTATCTCGCCGCTGGTCGGCTACCTGTTCGCCGGCGTCGTCGCCGGGCCGTTCACCCCGGGTTTCGTCGCCGACCAGGCGCTGTCGATGGAAATTTCCGAGCTGGGCGTGATCCTGCTGATGTTCGGTGTCGGCCTGCATTTCTCGATGAAGGACCTGATGTCGGTCAAGGCCATCGCCATTCCCGGCGCGGTGGTGCAGATCACCGTTGCCACGCTGCTGGGCATGGGCCTGGCCTGGTCGCTGGGCTGGACGCTCGGCGCCGGCCTGATCTTCGGCCTGGCGCTGTCGGTCGCCAGTACCGTGGTGCTGCTGCGCGCCCTGGAAGAACTCAACCTGCTCGACACCCAGCGCGGGCGCGTCGCCATCGGCTGGCTGATCGTCGAGGACCTGGTGATGGTCCTCGCCCTGGTGCTGCTGCCGGCTCTGTCGGGCGTGCTCGGCGGCAAGCCGACCAACGAGGACGTCAGCATCGGCCTCGAACTGCTGATCACCCTGGCCAAGGTCGGTGCGTTCATCGCCCTGATGCTGCTGGTCGGGCGCCGCGCGATTCCCTGGATCCTGGCCAAGGTCGCGGCCAGCGGCTCGCGCGAGCTGTTCACCCTGGCCGTGCTGGCCATCGCCATGGGTATCGCCTTCGGCTCGGCGCAGCTGTTCGACGTGTCCTTCGCCCTCGGCGCGTTCTTCGCCGGCATGGTGCTCAACGAATCGGAACTGAGCCACGACGCCGCCGAGAAGACCCTGCCGCTGCGCGACGCCTTCGCCGTGCTGTTCTTCGTTTCGGTGGGCATGCTGTTCGACCCGCTGATCCTGTTCAAGGAGCCGCTGCCGGTACTGGCGACCTTCCTCGTCATCGTCGTTGGCAAGTCCCTGGCAGCCCTGGCCATCGTCCGCGCCTTCGGCCATCCGTTGAGCACGGCGCTGACGATTTCCGCGAGCCTGGCGCAGATCGGCGAATTCAGTTTCATCCTGATCTCCCTGGGCATCGGCCTGGAGCTGCTACCGGAGCAGGGCCGCGACCTGCTGCTGGCTGGCGCGATCCTGTCGATCCTGGTCAATCCGCTGCTGTTCCTCGCCATCCAGCGCCTGCAGCCCTGGCTGGACCGGCGCGAAGGTGTCGGCTTGCCGAGCCAGACCGAGATGGATGCGCCGCCACCGATTCTGGAGCGCAACCATGCGCTGCTGATCGGCTACGGCCGGGTGGGTCGCCGCGTTGCCGAGCGGCTGCGCGAGGCGGGTATTCCGCTGGTGGTGACCGAGGACAACCGCGCCGGTCTCGACGAACTGCGCAGTGCCGGCATCAGTGCCGTGCTGGGCAACGCGGCGCGCCCCGGCGTGCTGGAGCTGGCCCAGGTCGAGCATGCGCGCTGGCTGCTGATCGCCATCGCCAATGGCTTCGAAGCCGGGCAGATCACCCAGCAGGCGCGGGCGCTGAACCCGAACCTGGAAATCATCGCCCGTGCCCACTTCGACGCCGAGGTCGACTACCTCGAACAGAATGGCGCCGACCTGGTGATCATGGGCGAGCGCGAAATCGCTAATGGCATGTGCCAGCGCCTCGGCCTGACCGGCTGA
- a CDS encoding acyl-CoA thioesterase: MEPGTAQLSMTVLMTPDMANFSGNVHGGTLLKYLDEVAYACASRYAGRYVVTLSVDQVIFREPIHVGELVTFLASVNYTGRTSMEIGIKVVTENIRERSVRHTNSCFFTMVAVDDERQPTLVPPLQPNSADEQRRFDQARQRREIREELEQRYRALRVDS; this comes from the coding sequence ATGGAACCCGGAACCGCACAGCTGTCGATGACCGTTCTGATGACCCCCGACATGGCCAACTTTTCCGGCAATGTTCACGGTGGCACCCTGCTCAAGTACCTCGACGAAGTGGCCTACGCCTGCGCCAGCCGCTATGCCGGGCGCTACGTGGTGACCCTGTCGGTGGACCAAGTGATCTTCCGCGAGCCGATTCACGTCGGCGAGCTGGTGACCTTCCTCGCCTCGGTCAACTACACCGGGCGCACCTCGATGGAAATCGGCATCAAGGTGGTCACCGAGAACATCCGCGAGCGCTCGGTGCGCCACACCAACAGCTGCTTCTTCACCATGGTCGCGGTGGACGACGAACGCCAGCCGACCCTGGTGCCGCCGCTGCAGCCGAACAGTGCCGACGAGCAGCGTCGTTTCGACCAGGCCCGCCAGCGCCGGGAGATTCGCGAGGAGCTGGAGCAGCGCTACCGCGCGCTGCGTGTCGACAGCTGA
- a CDS encoding tetratricopeptide repeat protein, producing the protein MKHLLCYSLLLLSPLCTAASQTCATSAQCNSAGTAAYQAGRYAEAIEAFERQLRRAESSDNAVDREVALNNLMLATLKTGQPGKARAWLEVALEAGLDGPATRHNLAKLGALDLQALTASPAGLYRRYAGQAAWSTLEISPASDGSYRAEFAPIRVGGAQLEEWGPAAIGELTGTLRGQNAYYHLESPELRKDCAVELLRDGLRLRVLETFAEGCQDYGGANISVGGRYYKVDDLARP; encoded by the coding sequence ATGAAACACTTGCTCTGTTACAGCCTGCTGCTTCTCTCCCCCCTGTGCACCGCCGCGTCGCAGACGTGCGCCACCAGCGCGCAGTGCAACAGTGCCGGCACCGCCGCCTACCAGGCTGGGCGCTATGCCGAAGCCATCGAGGCCTTCGAGCGCCAGCTGCGCCGCGCCGAGAGCAGCGACAACGCGGTCGATCGCGAAGTGGCGCTGAACAACCTGATGCTCGCCACGCTCAAGACCGGCCAGCCGGGGAAGGCGCGGGCCTGGCTGGAAGTGGCGCTGGAGGCTGGCCTCGACGGCCCCGCTACCCGGCACAACCTGGCCAAGCTCGGTGCACTCGACCTGCAGGCGCTGACGGCCAGCCCCGCAGGCCTTTACCGCCGCTATGCCGGGCAGGCGGCCTGGAGCACGCTGGAAATCAGCCCGGCGAGTGATGGCAGCTACCGCGCCGAATTCGCGCCGATCCGCGTGGGCGGCGCACAGCTGGAAGAATGGGGCCCGGCGGCCATCGGCGAACTGACCGGCACGCTGCGTGGGCAGAACGCCTACTACCACCTGGAGTCCCCCGAGCTGCGCAAGGACTGCGCGGTCGAACTGCTGCGCGACGGTCTGCGCCTGCGCGTGCTGGAAACCTTCGCCGAAGGCTGCCAGGACTATGGCGGCGCCAACATCAGCGTCGGCGGGCGCTACTACAAGGTGGATGACCTGGCTCGTCCCTGA
- a CDS encoding AraC family transcriptional regulator ligand-binding domain-containing protein, with translation MRETDNNLPEVANPPADTPRPGTQRFHRGPLGRVLQRFLSQHRPQQEYSLVHLEQLWLQAAELDPAIGLNLFAQFSPGDWHVLLHLAQFSASVEQALQHWQRYARLASDMEQVSLQRDGERLIIELDIDAPDALMRFLTEHYSVMAVSMLHLGAGSAFQLLGAEFRHARPAYHGQYARWFGKVQFGAAHTRLYLDAACLALPMRQHHPVLVELLRDSLDRRLARLQQFNGWAAKVADLVRGELQHGRAPSLEVAAEALHQSPRTLRRRLQEQSLGFREVLDAVRAELEQSLELQGFARSQIAEQLGYADSAAYLHARKRWQADGA, from the coding sequence ATGCGCGAAACGGACAACAATCTGCCCGAAGTGGCCAACCCGCCAGCGGACACGCCGCGCCCCGGCACCCAGCGCTTCCATCGCGGTCCGCTGGGGCGAGTGTTGCAGCGCTTCCTCAGCCAGCACCGGCCGCAACAGGAGTACAGCCTGGTGCACCTGGAGCAGCTGTGGCTGCAGGCGGCCGAGCTTGACCCGGCGATCGGCCTCAACCTGTTCGCCCAGTTCAGCCCTGGCGACTGGCACGTGCTGCTGCACCTGGCGCAATTCAGCGCCAGCGTCGAGCAGGCATTGCAGCATTGGCAGCGCTATGCCCGCCTGGCCTCGGACATGGAGCAGGTGAGCCTGCAGCGCGACGGCGAACGCCTGATCATCGAGCTGGATATCGACGCGCCGGATGCGCTGATGCGTTTTCTCACCGAGCATTACTCGGTGATGGCCGTCAGCATGCTGCACCTGGGGGCCGGCAGTGCGTTTCAGTTGCTGGGCGCCGAGTTTCGTCATGCCCGACCGGCCTACCATGGGCAATACGCGCGCTGGTTCGGCAAGGTGCAGTTCGGCGCCGCGCACACGCGCCTGTATCTGGATGCAGCCTGCCTGGCACTGCCCATGCGCCAGCATCATCCGGTGCTGGTCGAGCTGCTGCGCGACAGTCTGGATCGACGCCTGGCGCGCTTGCAGCAGTTCAACGGCTGGGCGGCCAAGGTTGCCGACCTCGTGCGCGGCGAGCTGCAGCACGGTCGCGCACCGAGCCTCGAAGTCGCTGCCGAGGCCCTGCACCAGAGCCCGCGCACCCTGCGCCGGCGCCTGCAGGAGCAGAGCCTGGGCTTTCGTGAGGTGCTCGATGCGGTGCGTGCCGAGCTGGAGCAGAGCCTGGAGCTGCAGGGTTTTGCACGCAGCCAGATTGCCGAGCAGCTCGGCTATGCCGACAGCGCCGCCTACCTGCACGCGCGCAAACGCTGGCAGGCCGATGGCGCATGA
- a CDS encoding sterol desaturase family protein codes for MNPSSIANNPIAVVSLIFLGFILLELAVGCFRQPRGQRRDALIEVIGSSLLLGATFPLIMFLSDHLLGELAPQARGALAGLPFIAGFALFLLFDDMTQYWWHRLSHKVPFLYNLHRAHHSAPYMSIRIVYRNNSFYYLLMPGIWLSAVLIYLGLAPVYYVYLILKMCVIFGAHSSVAWDDKLYRIPALRPLMWLLERTISTPSTHSAHHGLNADDGVTHYKGNYGNLLFFWDVLFGSAKITRRRPAHYGIEDMAPVSWQSELFWPLVRTTQAQPQAKAEEVAQ; via the coding sequence ATGAACCCCAGCTCTATCGCCAACAATCCCATCGCCGTGGTCAGTCTGATCTTCCTCGGTTTCATCCTCCTCGAACTCGCCGTGGGCTGCTTCCGCCAGCCGCGCGGGCAGCGCCGCGATGCGCTGATCGAGGTGATCGGCTCCAGCCTGCTGCTGGGCGCGACGTTCCCGCTGATCATGTTTCTCTCCGACCACCTGCTCGGCGAGCTTGCGCCGCAGGCGCGCGGCGCCCTGGCGGGCCTGCCTTTCATCGCCGGCTTCGCCCTGTTCCTGCTGTTCGACGACATGACCCAGTACTGGTGGCATCGGCTCAGCCACAAGGTGCCGTTTCTCTACAACCTGCACCGCGCGCACCACTCGGCGCCGTACATGAGCATCCGCATCGTCTACCGCAACAACAGCTTCTACTACCTGCTGATGCCGGGTATCTGGCTGTCGGCAGTTTTGATCTACCTGGGCCTGGCGCCGGTCTACTACGTCTACCTGATCCTCAAAATGTGCGTGATCTTCGGTGCCCACAGCAGCGTGGCGTGGGACGACAAGCTCTATCGCATCCCGGCCCTGCGCCCGCTGATGTGGCTGCTCGAGCGGACCATCTCCACGCCGTCCACCCATTCGGCCCACCACGGCCTGAACGCCGACGACGGCGTGACCCACTACAAGGGCAATTACGGCAATCTGCTGTTCTTCTGGGACGTGCTATTCGGCAGCGCCAAGATCACCCGTCGCCGCCCCGCGCACTACGGTATCGAAGACATGGCGCCGGTGAGCTGGCAGAGCGAGCTGTTCTGGCCGCTGGTGCGCACTACGCAGGCGCAGCCCCAGGCGAAGGCCGAGGAGGTAGCGCAATGA
- a CDS encoding NADPH-dependent FMN reductase — protein sequence MSAKIILVAGSSRVDSQSAKVAHYLAARLRRREVTCEVLDLGHEPLPLWPVAEPVTTWPGIAERLRQAEALVVLSPEWNGMACPALKNFFLYAGRAELAHKPALLVGVSSGGGGAYPLSELRAFSYKNCRICFIPEQLIVRQVEAVMNDEQTAEADDLRIRQRADWALDVLLHYTDALRDMPRRIDWSEPQFGNGM from the coding sequence ATGAGTGCGAAGATCATCCTGGTCGCCGGCTCCAGCCGGGTCGACAGCCAGAGCGCCAAGGTCGCTCATTACCTGGCGGCGCGCCTGCGCCGCCGCGAGGTGACGTGCGAAGTGCTGGACCTGGGCCACGAGCCGCTGCCGCTGTGGCCGGTTGCCGAGCCCGTGACGACCTGGCCGGGAATCGCCGAGCGCTTGCGTCAGGCCGAAGCGCTGGTGGTGCTCAGCCCGGAATGGAACGGCATGGCCTGCCCGGCGCTGAAGAACTTCTTCCTCTATGCCGGGCGCGCCGAGCTGGCGCACAAGCCGGCCTTGCTGGTGGGCGTGTCGTCCGGGGGCGGCGGCGCCTATCCGCTCTCCGAGCTGCGCGCCTTCAGCTACAAGAACTGCCGCATCTGCTTCATTCCCGAACAGCTGATAGTGCGCCAGGTCGAGGCGGTGATGAACGACGAACAGACGGCGGAGGCCGACGACCTGCGCATCCGCCAGCGCGCCGACTGGGCCCTGGACGTGCTCCTGCACTACACCGATGCCCTGCGCGACATGCCGCGGCGCATCGACTGGAGCGAACCGCAGTTCGGCAACGGCATGTGA